A stretch of the Corylus avellana chromosome ca6, CavTom2PMs-1.0 genome encodes the following:
- the LOC132184475 gene encoding uncharacterized protein LOC132184475 isoform X2 — protein MQALHLSSTTMALAVTVSFSVGARLLHIPRKLAPLTTPFRQTWSFSKMGSNNLQLGTSVPARKLVVRAARTESEGVSLGFRAPHFELPEPCTGKVWKLEDFEPYPALLVMFICNHCPFVKHLKKDIVKLANFYMKKGLAVVAISSNSVATHPQDGPQFMAEEAKQFNYPFPYLYDESQDVAREFRAVCTPEFFLFKKGLKCGNRLRSQQPTSTISSETQCWMQHKVASRDKSVICDHWFQLHGDKLMKSSVILLAFLFYHFGFHEAWKARNVVYLILLYDNVI, from the exons ATGCAGGCACTTCATTTATCGTCGACCACCATGGCTTTGGCCGTTACGGTGTCGTTCTCCGTGGGCGCACGATTACTGCACATACCGCGCAAGTTAGCACCACTCACCACACCGTTTAGACAAACATGGTCCTTCTCTAAAATGGGTTCTAATAATCTGCAGCTGGGGACCAGTGTACCCGCAAGAAAGCTCGTGGTTCGAGCTGCTAGAACCGAGTCCGAAGGGGTCTCCTTGGGCTTCAGAGCTCCCCATTTTGAg CTTCCAGAGCCATGTACTGGGAAAGTGTGGAAATTGGAGGATTTTGAACCGTATCCTGCTTTACTG GTTATGTTTATTTGCAATCACTGCCCATTTGTCAAACACTTGAAAAAGGATATTGTGAAGCTTGCAAATTTTTATATGAAG AAAGGACTTGCAGTTGTTGCAATATCTTCAAATTCTGTAGCTACTCATCCACAG GATGGACCACAATTCATGGCAGAAGAAGCTAAACAATTTAACTATCCTTTCCCATATTTATATGATGAG TCGCAGGATGTTGCACGAGAATTCAGAGCAGTTTGTACACCAGAGTTCTTCCTATTTAAAAAG GGACTTAAGTGTGGCAATAGATTGCGTTCTCAGCAGCCAACCAGCACCATCAGTTCAGAAACCCAG TGTTGGATGCAGCATAAAGTGGCATCCCGGGACAAATCTGTAATCTGCGACCACTGGTTTCAACTTCATGGAGACAAATTAATGAAGAGCTCAGTAATTCTTTTAG CTTTccttttttatcattttggaTTTCACGAGGCATGGAAGGCAAGGAATGTGGTATATTTAATACTATTGTATgataatgtaatataa
- the LOC132184599 gene encoding glycolipid transfer protein 3-like isoform X1 — translation MKRKRELEKVSEIRSAIEELSMMVKLKPGDNHDAAHIPTKPFLHVCNLVIQILDKIGPTMAVLRQDIHQNIQRLEIFHESDPSLYSNLVEIMKKEASEGNARKTTSSSKAFVWLTRSLDFTLALLQKLSRDPEQSMEQAVEESYNITLKPWHGWISSAAFKYLQVALQLVPDNKTFTNLLMGKDGNNETLKEETQNLITLLSPLLEEIHSILRVYDMDRLKST, via the exons atgaagaggaaaagGGAGTTAGAGAAGGTGTCAGAAATAAGGTCTGCCATTGAAGAGCTCTCTATGATGGTCAAACTTAAACCTGGTGATAATCATGATGCTGCTCACATCCCCACAAAGCCATTTCTTCATGTCTGCAACCTGGTTATTCAAATTCTTG ATAAGATTGGACCAACAATGGCTGTTTTGAGACAAGACATTCATCAGAATATTCAG AGATTGGAAATATTCCATGAATCTGATCCTTCACTGTATTCAAATTTGGTGGAGATAATGAAGAAAGAGGCCAGTGAAGGCAATGCAAGAAAGACTACAAGCTCTAGCAAAGCCTTTGTTTGGCTTACCAG ATCCTTGGATTTTACTTTGGCACTATTACAAAAATTATCAAGAGATCCAGAGCAGAGCATGGAACAAGCCGTGGAAGAGTCTTACAACATCACTTTGAAACCATGGCATGGATGGATTTCATCAGCTGCTTTCAAA TATTTGCAGGTAGCTCTACAACTAGTGCCTGATAACAAAACCTTCACTAATCTCCTCATGGGAAAAGATGGAAACAATGAGACCCTTAAAGAGGAAACCCAGAACTTGATTACATTACTTTCGCCTTTACTAGAGGAAATCCACTCTATCCTG AGAGTATATGATATGGATAGGTTAAAGTCAACCTAA
- the LOC132185930 gene encoding uncharacterized protein LOC132185930, giving the protein MASLGQYCTRNCLISSKNTFNTSSISQSCNARQFSNIAATHHSTRPTFCQLSLPGGKKQLMCVSFPKSKEDQWRVRCGDDGSCGIAPFSPHIPSAVDLIKQFYSAINSKDPQILDEKFDQLLSDGCEYQDLFFYIPFQGKQGIKKFMCDVMEAMGQHIQIVIDDMKEGENYSAIVFWHLGWNDILIPFTTGCMFFECEELKGKLLIRKITGVEEFPLKPGELLLKLLKAVSDMCDRYPTIAEGLLKLKPHGSQEGGLESLLEMFGLKKD; this is encoded by the exons ATGGCCTCTTTGGGCCAATATTGTACAAGAAATTGCCTCATCAGCTCAAAGAACACCTTCAACACATCTTCAATCTCCCAATCATGCAATGCAAGGCAATTCAGCAACATAGCAGCCACCCATCACAGCACTAGGCCCACGTTTTGCCAATTATCATTGCCTGGAGGAAAGAAGCAGCTGATGTGTGTCAGCTTCCCGAAAAGCAAAGAAGATCAATGGAGAGTACGGTGTGGTGATGATGGCTCTTGCGGGATTGCACCTTTTTCCCCCCACATTCCTTCTGCAGTGGACTTGATCAAACAATTTTACAGTGCCATCAATTCCAAGGACCCTCAAATTTTGGACGAGAAATTCGACCAACTTCTATCAGATGGTTGTGAATATCAGGatcttttcttttacattcCCTTCCAAGGAAAacag GGTATCAAAAAGTTTATGTGTGACGTCATGGAAGCGATGGGACAACATATTCAGATTGTCATCGATGACATGAAGGAAGGCGAGAACTACAGTGCAATTGTATTTTGGCATCTAG GATGGAACGACATCCTAATACCCTTCACCACTGGTTGCATGTTCTTCGAATGTGAAGAACTTAAGGGAAAGCTCCTAATCAG GAAAATAACTGGCGTGGAAGAATTTCCTTTAAAACCCGGTGAATTATTACTG AAACTGTTAAAGGCTGTCAGCGACATGTGTGACCGCTACCCAACGATAGCAGAAG GGTTGCTAAAGCTAAAGCCCCATGGCTCACAAGAAGGAGGACTAGAATCGCTTCTAGAAATGTTTGGCCTGAAAAAAGACTGA
- the LOC132184475 gene encoding uncharacterized protein LOC132184475 isoform X3, whose product MQALHLSSTTMALAVTVSFSVGARLLHIPRKLAPLTTPFRQTWSFSKMGSNNLQLGTSVPARKLVVRAARTESEGVSLGFRAPHFELPEPCTGKVWKLEDFEPYPALLVMFICNHCPFVKHLKKDIVKLANFYMKKGLAVVAISSNSVATHPQDGPQFMAEEAKQFNYPFPYLYDESQDVAREFRAVCTPEFFLFKKDGRRPYELVYHGQFDDSRPSNNVPVTGRDLSVAIDCVLSSQPAPSVQKPSVGCSIKWHPGTNL is encoded by the exons ATGCAGGCACTTCATTTATCGTCGACCACCATGGCTTTGGCCGTTACGGTGTCGTTCTCCGTGGGCGCACGATTACTGCACATACCGCGCAAGTTAGCACCACTCACCACACCGTTTAGACAAACATGGTCCTTCTCTAAAATGGGTTCTAATAATCTGCAGCTGGGGACCAGTGTACCCGCAAGAAAGCTCGTGGTTCGAGCTGCTAGAACCGAGTCCGAAGGGGTCTCCTTGGGCTTCAGAGCTCCCCATTTTGAg CTTCCAGAGCCATGTACTGGGAAAGTGTGGAAATTGGAGGATTTTGAACCGTATCCTGCTTTACTG GTTATGTTTATTTGCAATCACTGCCCATTTGTCAAACACTTGAAAAAGGATATTGTGAAGCTTGCAAATTTTTATATGAAG AAAGGACTTGCAGTTGTTGCAATATCTTCAAATTCTGTAGCTACTCATCCACAG GATGGACCACAATTCATGGCAGAAGAAGCTAAACAATTTAACTATCCTTTCCCATATTTATATGATGAG TCGCAGGATGTTGCACGAGAATTCAGAGCAGTTTGTACACCAGAGTTCTTCCTATTTAAAAAG GATGGCCGGAGACCATATGAATTGGTGTATCATGGTCAATTTGATGATTCCCGACCAAGTAATAATGTACCTGTTACTGGAAG GGACTTAAGTGTGGCAATAGATTGCGTTCTCAGCAGCCAACCAGCACCATCAGTTCAGAAACCCAG TGTTGGATGCAGCATAAAGTGGCATCCCGGGACAAATCTGTAA
- the LOC132184297 gene encoding uncharacterized protein C57A10.07: protein MKNFPFGSTGSPKSFQAYPRGADFDLESGISRRARKHKNSHFHPIKMLKSFGTRIQYYYKLHPILFFIISLSLGITILIILSLYESHYRMMSNYRKLDVGSDNYPFPKLHNLVMVAGHSIYTSSSCGKADEEDSWFLESYQKNPGQAPTFVRHIQEGVETAAKDDTALLLFSGGETRKDAGPRSEAQSYWNVAESRGWFGEENVRWRTLTEEHARDSFENLLFSVCRFRELTGTYPYNITVVSYDFKEERFAHLHRSAIGFPESRFHYLGTPASPTSKEAALKGEALVRAQFQGDPYGCQGSLYRKKQRRDPFHRSIPYPNGCPEIEDLFRYCGAAPYPGSLPWPSKAS, encoded by the exons ATGAAAAATTTTCCATTTGGGTCTACTGGGAGTCCCAAGTCCTTCCAGGCATACCCAAGAGGCGCTGACTTTGATTTGGAATCAGGAATCAGTAGACGTGCCCGAAAGCATAAGAATTCACACTTTCATCCCATCAAAATGCTTAAATCTTTCGGAACCCGTATTCAGTATTACTATAAGCTGcacccaattttatttttcatcatcTCCTTGTCACTTGGAATCACGATTCTCATCATTCTGTCTCTATATGAGAGCCACTACCGGATGATGAGTAATTACCGAAAACTCGATGTGGGTTCGGATAATTATCCATTTCCAAAGCTTCACAATCTTGTAATGGTTGCCGGGCATTCTATATATACAAGTAGTAGCTGTGGGAAAGCTGATGAGGAGGATTCATGGTTTTTGGAGTCTTATCAGAAGAATCCTGGCCAAGCTCCTACATTTGTGAGACACATACAAGAGGGAGTTGAAACTGCAGCCAAAGATGATACAGCTTTGCTTTTGTTTAGTGGTGGAGAGACTCGGAAAGATGCTGGTCCTCGTAGTGAGGCGCAGAGTTATTGGAATGTTGCTGAGTCGAGAGGATGGTTTG GCGAGGAAAATGTGAGATGGAGGACACTCACAGAAGAGCATGCGAGGGACAGTTTTGAGAACCTTCTCTTTAGTGTGTGTCGTTTCCGAGAGCTTACTGGCACATATCCTTATAACATAACT GTTGTAAGTTATGATTTTAAGGAAGAGAGATTTGCGCATCTGCATCGGTCTGCAATTGGATTTCCAGAGTCGAGGTTCCACTACTTAGGCACCCCCGCTTCACCGACTTCAAAAGAAGCAGCTCTGAAAGGCGAGGCATTGGTGCGGGCTCAATTCCAAGGAGATCCTTATGGGTGTCAAGGTTCACTCTATCGGAAGAAACAACGGCGTGATCCTTTTCACCGGTCAATCCCTTATCCTAATGGGTGTCCAGAGATTGAAGATCTGTTCAGATACTGCGGGGCAGCTCCTTATCCAGGCTCCCTTCCGTGGCCTAGTAAAGCTAGTTAG
- the LOC132185868 gene encoding LRR receptor-like serine/threonine-protein kinase RGI1 — MSSNAITIVFLFLNIFMLPAAISALNQEGLSLLSWLSAFNSSPSATFFSSWNPTHNNPCKWDYIKCSSNGFVSEIKITSVNLHTGFPTHLLSFNHLTALVLSNANLTGKIPPSIGNLSSLITLDLSYNALSGNIPAEVGKLSELQLLSLNSNSLHGEIPTEIGNCSKLQQLELFDNHISGRIPEEISKLFALEVFRAGGNPEIHGEIPMLISNCKRLVFLGLADTGISGQIPSRLGELKNLKTLSAYTANLTGHIPPEIGNCSSLENLFLYENQLSGEIPGELCLAKNLKRVLLWRNSLRGSIPETLGNCSSLMVIDFSLNSLSGEIPVSLANLVTLEELLLSDNNISGEIPSFVGNFSSLKQLELDNNRFSGEIPPAIGQLKELSLFFAWQNQLEGSIPTELANCKKLQALDLSHNLLTGSIPNSLFNLKNLTQLLLISNGISGEIPRDIGNCTSLIRLRLGSNNFIGQIPSEIGLLSSLSFLELSDNQFTGEIPAEIGDCTQLEMVDLHGNALQGMIPSSLEFLVGLNVLDLSMNRIAGIIPENLGKLTSLNKLVISGNRITGLIPTSLGLCRDLQLLDMSSNKITGSIPDEIGQLQGLDILLNLSWNSLTGPIPESFSNLSKLANLDLSHNMLSGSLRVLGNLDNLVSLDVSYNNFSGLLPDTKFFHDLPATVFSGNQQLCIDRNECRINGNLHGMKSTRNLIIYALLSITVTAGIVIFGLFLFIRVRGAAFGKNIDEEEQDLEWDFTPFQKLNFSINDIVPRLSDSNIVGKGCSGIVYRVETPRKQTIAVKKLWPVKNGELPERDLFSAEVQTLGSIRHKNIVRLLGCCNNGKTRLLLFDYICNGSLTGLLHEKRLFLDWDARYKIILGAAHGLAYLHHDCIPPIIHRDIKANNILVGPQFEAFLADFGLAKPVQSSESSAASNTVAGSYGYIAPEYGYSLKITEKSDVYSYGVVLLEVLTGMEPTNSRIPEGDNISTWINSEVRERKRDCTSILDQQLVLRCGTQIQEMLQVLGVALLCVNACPEERPTMKDVAVMLKEIRHENEDFQKPIFVGNGVAANPKAAVHCSSFSRSSEPLIRSPPCP, encoded by the exons ATGTCAAGCAATGCAATCACTATTGTTTTCCTCTTTCTCAACATCTTTATGCTTCCTGCAGCCATCTCTGCCTTGAACCAGGAAGGCCTCTCTCTGCTTTCATGGCTTTCAGCCTTCAATTCATCTCCCTCTGCTACATTCTTCTCTTCATGGAATCCAACCCACAATAATCCATGCAAATGGGATTATATCAAATGTTCAAGTAATGGGTTTGTCTCAGAAATCAAAATAACCTCTGTAAATCTTCACACCGGCTTCCCCACCCATCTACTCTCGTTCAACCATCTTACTGCCCTTGTTCTTTCAAATGCAAACCTCACAGGAAAAATCCCACCTTCAATTGGAAACTTGTCATCACTGATCACCTTAGACCTCAGTTACAATGCTCTGTCAGGGAACATCCCAGCCGAAGTAGGAAAATTATCTGAGTTGCAGCTGTTGTCACTGAACTCAAATTCCTTACATGGTGAAATTCCGACAGAAATTGGAAACTGCTCAAAGCTTCAACAGCTTGAACTGTTTGACAACCATATTTCCGGAAGGATTCCTGAAGAAATAAGCAAGTTGTTTGCCTTGGAAGTATTTCGTGCAGGCGGAAATCCAGAAATTCATGGCGAAATCCCAATGCTAATATCAAACTGCAAAAGACTAGTTTTTCTTGGTCTTGCGGATACCGGTATTTCGGGTCAGATTCCGAGCAGATTGGGAGAACTTAAGAATCTCAAGACTCTTTCAGCATACACAGCCAATCTCACAGGCCACATCCCACCAGAAATTGGTAATTGCTCATCCTTAGAGAACTTGTTTCTATATGAAAACCAGCTTTCTGGAGAGATTCCTGGCGAATTGTGTTTGGCAAAGAACCTCAAAAGGGTGTTATTATGGCGGAACAGTCTCAGAGGAAGCATTCCAGAAACTCTTGGAAACTGTTCAAGTTTGATGGTTATCGATTTCTCATTGAATTCTCTCAGTGGTGAGATTCCCGTGTCTCTTGCAAATTTAGTCACATTGGAGGAGCTTCTTTTGTCGGATAATAACATTTCTGGCGAAATACCATCATTCGTTGGCAACTTTTCCAGTCTGAAGCAGCTTGAACTGGATAACAACAGATTTTCTGGTGAGATTCCACCAGCCATCGGGCAACTAAAGGAACTTTCTCTGTTCTTTGCCTGGCAGAATCAGCTCGAAGGAAGCATACCAACTGAGCTAGCCAACTGTAAGAAACTTCAAGCATTGGATCTTTCACACAATCTGCTCACCGGTTCAATTCCAAATTCTCTCTTCAATCTCAAGAACTTAACCCAACTGTTGTTAATATCAAATGGAATCTCAGGTGAAATTCCACGTGATATTGGCAACTGCACTAGCTTGATCCGTTTACGGCTGGGATCAAACAACTTCATTGGTCAAATTCCATCAGAAATTGGGCTCCTAAGTAGTTTGAGCTTTCTTGAATTGTCAGACAATCAATTTACAGGAGAAATTCCTGCTGAAATCGGTGACTGCACTCAACTAGAAATGGTTGATTTGCATGGGAATGCACTCCAAGGCATGATACCTTCATCATTAGAATTCCTTGTTGGTCTTAATGTTTTAGACCTTTCTATGAATAGAATAGCTGGCATCATTCCTGAGAATCTGGGAAAGCTCACTTCCTTAAACAAACTTGTAATCAGTGGGAACCGCATCACTGGCTTAATCCCCACATCACTTGGCCTCTGTAGGGATTTACAGTTGTTGGATATGAGCAGCAACAAAATCACTGGTTCTATCCCAGATGAAATTGGTCAGCTGCAAGGATTAGATATTCTCTTGAATTTAAGTTGGAATTCTCTAACAGGGCCCATTCCAGAGAGCTTCTCAAATCTCTCAAAGCTTGCAAACTTGGATCTTTCCCACAACATGCTATCAGGAAGCCTGAGAGTACTAGGTAATCTTGATAATCTAGTATCTCTGGATGTCTCGTACAACAATTTTTCAGGTCTGCTTCCCGATACCAAATTCTTCCATGACCTCCCCGCCACAGTGTTTTCTGGTAATCAACAACTCTGCATCGATAGAAATGAGTGCCGCATAAATGGAAATCTCCATGGCATGAAATCCACCAGAAACCTTATTATCTATGCTCTTCTGAGTATAACTGTAACTGCGGGGATAGTGATTTTTggactatttttatttatcagaGTTCGTGGAGCAGCATTTGGGAAGAATATTGATGAAGAAGAACAAGACTTGGAATGGGATTTCACCCCATTTCAAAAGCTCAACTTTTCCATAAATGATATTGTCCCAAGGCTTTCAGATTCTAATATTGTGGGAAAGGGTTGTTCAGGCATTGTTTATCGTGTTGAGACTCCAAGAAAGCAGACCATCGCAGTGAAAAAGCTATGGCCAGTGAAGAATGGGGAGCTTCCAGAGAGAGACTTGTTTTCTGCAGAAGTTCAGACTCTTGGATCAATAAGGCACAAAAATATAGTGAGGCTTCTGGGTTGTTGTAACAATGGAAAAACTAGATTGCTCTTGTTTGATTACATCTGTAATGGGAGTTTGACTGGATTGCTCCATGAGAAGAGGCTGTTCTTGGACTGGGATGCAAGGTATAAGATCATTCTTGGAGCAGCTCATGGTTTAGCCTATCTTCACCATGACTGCATTCCTCCAATAATTCATCGTGACATTAAGGCTAACAACATCTTGGTAGGTCCACAATTTGAAGCGTTTCTAGCAGATTTTGGCCTTGCCAAGCCTGTTCAATCTTCAGAATCTTCAGCAGCTTCCAACACGGTTGCTGGCTCTTATGGGTACATTGCTCCTG AATATGGATACAGTTTGAAGATCACAGAAAAGAGTGATGTGTACAGCTATGGCGTGGTGCTCCTAGAGGTCTTAACTGGGATGGAACCAACTAATAGCAGGATACCAGAAGGTGACAACATTTCTACATGGATTAACAGTGAAGTtcgagaaagaaaaagagattgcACTTCAATTCTAGACCAGCAACTAGTTTTGCGATGCGGAACACAGATCCAGGAGATGCTTCAAGTGCTTGGGGTGGCTCTCCTATGTGTGAATGCTTGCCCAGAAGAAAGGCCAACCATGAAAGATGTGGCTGTGATGCTCAAGGAGATAAGGCATGAAAATGAGGATTTTCAAAAGCCCATTTTTGTTGGCAATGGGGTAGCAGCAAACCCAAAAGCAGCAGTCCACTGTTCTAGCTTCTCTAGATCATCTGAACCTCTTATCAGATCACCTCCATGTCCATAG
- the LOC132184599 gene encoding glycolipid transfer protein 3-like isoform X3: MKRKRELEKVSEIRSAIEELSMMVKLKPGDNHDAAHIPTKPFLHVCNLVIQILDKIGPTMAVLRQDIHQNIQRLEIFHESDPSLYSNLVEIMKKEASEGNARKTTSSSKAFVWLTRSLDFTLALLQKLSRDPEQSMEQAVEESYNITLKPWHGWISSAAFKVALQLVPDNKTFTNLLMGKDGNNETLKEETQNLITLLSPLLEEIHSILRVYDMDRLKST; encoded by the exons atgaagaggaaaagGGAGTTAGAGAAGGTGTCAGAAATAAGGTCTGCCATTGAAGAGCTCTCTATGATGGTCAAACTTAAACCTGGTGATAATCATGATGCTGCTCACATCCCCACAAAGCCATTTCTTCATGTCTGCAACCTGGTTATTCAAATTCTTG ATAAGATTGGACCAACAATGGCTGTTTTGAGACAAGACATTCATCAGAATATTCAG AGATTGGAAATATTCCATGAATCTGATCCTTCACTGTATTCAAATTTGGTGGAGATAATGAAGAAAGAGGCCAGTGAAGGCAATGCAAGAAAGACTACAAGCTCTAGCAAAGCCTTTGTTTGGCTTACCAG ATCCTTGGATTTTACTTTGGCACTATTACAAAAATTATCAAGAGATCCAGAGCAGAGCATGGAACAAGCCGTGGAAGAGTCTTACAACATCACTTTGAAACCATGGCATGGATGGATTTCATCAGCTGCTTTCAAA GTAGCTCTACAACTAGTGCCTGATAACAAAACCTTCACTAATCTCCTCATGGGAAAAGATGGAAACAATGAGACCCTTAAAGAGGAAACCCAGAACTTGATTACATTACTTTCGCCTTTACTAGAGGAAATCCACTCTATCCTG AGAGTATATGATATGGATAGGTTAAAGTCAACCTAA
- the LOC132184475 gene encoding uncharacterized protein LOC132184475 isoform X1 — translation MQALHLSSTTMALAVTVSFSVGARLLHIPRKLAPLTTPFRQTWSFSKMGSNNLQLGTSVPARKLVVRAARTESEGVSLGFRAPHFELPEPCTGKVWKLEDFEPYPALLVMFICNHCPFVKHLKKDIVKLANFYMKKGLAVVAISSNSVATHPQDGPQFMAEEAKQFNYPFPYLYDESQDVAREFRAVCTPEFFLFKKGLKCGNRLRSQQPTSTISSETQCWMQHKVASRDKSVICDHWFQLHGDKLMKSSVILLGTHASYAMVGSHFDLKCASVLLVMFFLSIFAAFLFYHFGFHEAWKARNVVYLILLYDNVI, via the exons ATGCAGGCACTTCATTTATCGTCGACCACCATGGCTTTGGCCGTTACGGTGTCGTTCTCCGTGGGCGCACGATTACTGCACATACCGCGCAAGTTAGCACCACTCACCACACCGTTTAGACAAACATGGTCCTTCTCTAAAATGGGTTCTAATAATCTGCAGCTGGGGACCAGTGTACCCGCAAGAAAGCTCGTGGTTCGAGCTGCTAGAACCGAGTCCGAAGGGGTCTCCTTGGGCTTCAGAGCTCCCCATTTTGAg CTTCCAGAGCCATGTACTGGGAAAGTGTGGAAATTGGAGGATTTTGAACCGTATCCTGCTTTACTG GTTATGTTTATTTGCAATCACTGCCCATTTGTCAAACACTTGAAAAAGGATATTGTGAAGCTTGCAAATTTTTATATGAAG AAAGGACTTGCAGTTGTTGCAATATCTTCAAATTCTGTAGCTACTCATCCACAG GATGGACCACAATTCATGGCAGAAGAAGCTAAACAATTTAACTATCCTTTCCCATATTTATATGATGAG TCGCAGGATGTTGCACGAGAATTCAGAGCAGTTTGTACACCAGAGTTCTTCCTATTTAAAAAG GGACTTAAGTGTGGCAATAGATTGCGTTCTCAGCAGCCAACCAGCACCATCAGTTCAGAAACCCAG TGTTGGATGCAGCATAAAGTGGCATCCCGGGACAAATCTGTAATCTGCGACCACTGGTTTCAACTTCATGGAGACAAATTAATGAAGAGCTCAGTAATTCTTTTAGGTACTCATGCCTCTTATGCAATGGTCGGTAGccattttgatttaaaatgtgCATCCGTTCTTCTTGTCATGTTCTTTCTTTCAATCTTTGCAGCTTTccttttttatcattttggaTTTCACGAGGCATGGAAGGCAAGGAATGTGGTATATTTAATACTATTGTATgataatgtaatataa
- the LOC132184599 gene encoding glycolipid transfer protein 3-like isoform X2, translating into MKRKRELEKVSEIRSAIEELSMMVKLKPGDNHDAAHIPTKPFLHVCNLVIQILDKIGPTMAVLRQDIHQNIQRLEIFHESDPSLYSNLVEIMKKEASEGNARKTTSSSKAFVWLTRSLDFTLALLQKLSRDPEQSMEQAVEESYNITLKPWHGWISSAAFKVVALQLVPDNKTFTNLLMGKDGNNETLKEETQNLITLLSPLLEEIHSILRVYDMDRLKST; encoded by the exons atgaagaggaaaagGGAGTTAGAGAAGGTGTCAGAAATAAGGTCTGCCATTGAAGAGCTCTCTATGATGGTCAAACTTAAACCTGGTGATAATCATGATGCTGCTCACATCCCCACAAAGCCATTTCTTCATGTCTGCAACCTGGTTATTCAAATTCTTG ATAAGATTGGACCAACAATGGCTGTTTTGAGACAAGACATTCATCAGAATATTCAG AGATTGGAAATATTCCATGAATCTGATCCTTCACTGTATTCAAATTTGGTGGAGATAATGAAGAAAGAGGCCAGTGAAGGCAATGCAAGAAAGACTACAAGCTCTAGCAAAGCCTTTGTTTGGCTTACCAG ATCCTTGGATTTTACTTTGGCACTATTACAAAAATTATCAAGAGATCCAGAGCAGAGCATGGAACAAGCCGTGGAAGAGTCTTACAACATCACTTTGAAACCATGGCATGGATGGATTTCATCAGCTGCTTTCAAAGTA GTAGCTCTACAACTAGTGCCTGATAACAAAACCTTCACTAATCTCCTCATGGGAAAAGATGGAAACAATGAGACCCTTAAAGAGGAAACCCAGAACTTGATTACATTACTTTCGCCTTTACTAGAGGAAATCCACTCTATCCTG AGAGTATATGATATGGATAGGTTAAAGTCAACCTAA
- the LOC132184787 gene encoding pathogen-related protein-like gives MASSGVEDEEKYRSYLHGEGERNTKWKYGAPPNYDVVNKLFEEGRTKIWPSGSLEEKVQNLVKTWEMEMFHKVCSDDYKSVDPKKYTFSLNGRKALTIEEKRKLGGGYNSFLQTSLPEKFRIYNPAEETADSSHTAFTSAFPRGLALEILHVYSGPPVIVYKFRHWGFMEGPFKGHEPTGEIVELFGMSVFELDEQEKIVKVEFFLDRGELLGGLTKGASLDGSTEEAASSCPFLRNTG, from the exons ATGGCATCTTCAGGAGTTGAGGATGAGGAGAAGTATCGTTCCTACTTACATGGAGAAGGGGAGAGGAACACCAAATGGAAGTATGGTGCTCCTCCTAACTATGATGTTGTTAACAAGCTTTTTGAAGAAGGAAGAAccaag ATATGGCCTTCTGGGTCACTTGAAGAAAAAGTGCAGAACCTTGTAAAGACATGGGAAATGGAGATGTTCCACAAAGTATGCTCTGATGACTACAAATCAGTTGATCCAAAGAAGTATACTTTCAGCCTAAATG GAAGGAAGGCTTTAACTATAGAAGAAAAGCGTAAGCTTGGGGGAGGCTACAATTCCTTTCTCCAAACCTCCTTGCCAGAGAAATTTCGTATCTACAACCCTGCAGAAGAAACAGCTGATTCATCTCATACGGCTTTCACATCAGCTTTCCCTCGTGGGCTTGCTCTGGAGATTCTCCATGTTTATTCAGGGCCACCAGTGATTGTGTACAAATTCAGGCACTGGGGTTTCATGGAGGGTCCTTTCAAAGGCCATGAACCAACAGGAGAAATCGTTGAGCTCTTTGGGATGTCTGTTTTTGAG TTGGACGAACAAGAGAAAATTGTGAAGGTCGAGTTCTTCCTTGACCGTGGAGAGCTGCTAGGAGGTCTTACCAAAGGTGCTAGCTTGGATGGATCCACTGAAGAGGCCGCTTCAAGCTGCCCCTTCTTGAGGAACACAGGGTAG